atggatCATCAGTTGTGACAGTGCTTCATCTCCTTTTCCCGCTACTACTTTCCATCCGTCTCCTTCCTTCTCATTttcctccaaggtgtttatggTTATATTTGTCAATTCTAGACCCAAACTTTCAACGCCTTTATCATGCTGCATGACGTATGCCGCCTTGGGGAACgatacgctaaggggagggatttgtagctgttcttcttcaagatctcttcctttaattcgaGCCATCCTTCTTGCCCTTCTCCGACCAGCAGCCCACCGATAATcctcttggttaggttgatatcctagcccaaatctttTATCAGCTTTTCTCATCCTTGTTGGATTAACCACTTCTGGTATCCCGACAATAAGGTTGTATTAAAGCGGGATCCCACGGTCCAAGAAGCATAGACTTGCCATCCTTGCTGCGTCTGAGATCCTTGGCCTTCTCAGCACTGTATTCTCCGGCACCCAGTCGGTgttcacgatctcaaaagcatggatattgttatccttgcaatcctccGCTTCGATAAAAGGCACAGCCACATTCTTTATCATGGATACTGTCTCCTCGGCCTTGACAGTTACCAATatcccattcatgatgtacttcaGGCATTGGTGCAATGACGAAGCTACCGCCCCGGCTGCATGAATCCACGatcttcccaacaacatactataggaagggtggatatccataacttgaagtgtcactaggaatatttgcggtcccacatatagctccacttctaaagtcccaatTATTagcctaggtgagccatcatacgctctggccatcatagtactcggcttcatatgagattcatcaatcggcatttcctccagaatgtgctttggcaaCACGTTGAGGGCCGAGCCATTATCAATGAGTACTTTCCCTATGAGGCAGTCCTTGCACCTAACTGTAATGTATAGGGGCTTGTTAtgtccggtaccttcagcatTAAGCTCATCAGTCGTGAAGTAAaggtaattagttgcatggatcctccccactaGATGCTCTATGGTCTTATGTTCGATGTCTTGgggtacatatgcctcattcaataccttttgcaaggcatttcgatgcggctcagagctgagtatcaaggacataagggagatctgagctggagtcttttttagttgatccactatgcaatattcgctatgcttaatcaactttaaaaattcattcgactcctcttccgttactggcttattaacttctagtgctttgtccagatctaccactcctttacccttttccttcctccattcttcaggtgtaaagcaacgaccactcCTGGTTAAACCACTTATCtccgtctggaacaaaggaaAAGGAGCTCGAATGTtggaggcatacccataattatacggcatggcattgtgattctctttCGCGCAGGATGGTTTAACCAAGATCAGCCTTGGGGGCCCATTAGCAGTCTGTTGGaccctgcaaactcctgccatctCATCTTGACCTTCCAACATACTCACCTCACACCTGCTCTCCATGGGTTCAATCCTCAATTGTCTCATCTTCAACATTTTTGCAATCTTTTCACAAAACTCGGCgcaatcctcaatgtgatgtccatctcttccatggaactcacagtagtcacCTCTCTCCAACTGGCTTACCTCCTTTGCCTCTAGAAATCCTGATTGTACTAAAatgtcgtacaaccttttcatcggcaccttcaacaccttgcattgatttcccacttcgatcatgcctattccaCCACTATTTGGAGCATGCTTAAgcaatgggtttgaattaacattgggcttgtcttcgaaggatacccatcccatcttaataagctccaataacctcttcttgaaagcatagcaggtttcaatcccatgcctGGGATTACTCctatggtactcgcaagtcaactcgggcttgtaccaaattgggaatggtggttgtagtggtagtgtagggataggagctatttttccaatgctcaaaagtttggcatacatgtccttcaaaggcatgggtaatggcggcaGTTGTTTTGAAGTGTATCTTGTGTGGGGTCTTTGGTAGTGATTTTGGTAGTTTGGctggttatttgttcaattaggggaaaaaggttggttaaagtttatgcgtgAGAATTGAGAGGTAGGTACTTGTGGATTATGCTCTTGCCCTTATacccgccttccaaattgttaatatcgtcttctctctttcttccaacaaaaccCTTCTTTTCCACTGGTATCGCTATTCgccctgctttaattccttgTTCTATCCTCTCAGCTATGCGTAccgcatcatagaaatgttgagaggAGCTACCCATTAGatgctcatagtaaggtgccttgaagGTATTGGCAAACAAGCTCATCATTTCTGTCTCTATCAAAGGAGGTTGGACATGCAttgcctcgtccctccatctttgtgcaTAAGCCCTTACCGACTCCTGGCTCTTTTTCTCCATTGCCATTAAACTTGTTTGATCGGGAGCGATTTCCATGTTGAACTTGtactgcttaaggaaagcctccaccAAGTCTCTCCAGCTTCTGATCCTGACACTATctaacctcatgtaccaacttaaaGCGGACCCTGTGAGGCTTTCTTGAAAGAAATAGATTAGCAGCTTATCATCGCGGATTACTTCTGCCATTTTATTGCAATaggatcgaaggtgagtgtttgggcattccaaaccAGTGTACTTAAtgaactctggtatcctaaaaccCTTTGGCACCacgatgtttggtaccaaacacACTTCAGCTGCTCGCATGGGATCAAACCAGTCATTACCCTCAACTGCCCTTAATCTTTCTTCCAAGGCAAACAATTTGTCCTGGTCCATTAAATTGGGAGACCTATTACCCAGGATTCCCTCCGTTGTTAAGTCAACAGTGACTGGAGCCTGAGTTGGTTGGACAGGGGTAGTAGGCACAAAATGTTGTTCGTTGGCCGAGTCTGCCCCCTGGTTTTGGGATGCTTGAGGGATGTGAGCTGCTGCTGGCGCTTCTTCGGGTGGTTGTGCTgacgttccctccccattcCTAGTTCTTAGAAGTTGCTCGAGCAGGTCGGTCAACCTAGCAACTTCACCTTTTACAGCTTCTAACTCGGTCTGATAATGTGACTCTaaatgagctctttcttcgttccccattcttgatctggaccgggtttggtggactctggacgtgggacctatgtttcacgatctggcgtgcatgtgataaattaaaaacaaaatgcgtGATGAAAATGCGATGCACATGTAATGTGTATANNNNNNNNNNNNNNNNNNNNNNNNNNNNNNNNNNNNNNNNNNNNNNNNNNNNNNNNNNNNNNNNNNNNNNNNNNNNNNNNNNNNNNNNNNNNNNNNNNNNNNNNNNNNNNNNNNNNNNNNNNNNNNNNNNNNNNNNNNNNNNNNNNNNNNNNNNNNNNNNNNNNNNNNNNNNNNNNNNNNNNNNNNNNNNNNNNNNNNNNNNNNNNNNNNNNNNNNNNNNNNNNNNNNNNNNNNNNNNNNNNNNNNNNNNNNNNNNNNNNNNNNNNNNNNNNNNNNNNNNNNNNNNNNNNNNNNNNNNNNNNNNNNNNNNNNNNNNNNNNNNNNNNNNNNNNNNNNNNNNNNNNNNNNNNNNNNNNNNNNNNNNNNNNNNNNNNNNNNNNNNNNNNNNNNNNNNNNNNNNNNNNNNNNNNNNNNNNNNNNNNNNNNNNNNNNNNNNNNNNNNNNNNNNNNNNNNNNNNNNNNNNNNNNNNNNNNNNNNNNNNNNNNNNNNNNNNNNNNNNAATAAACATCTCGACATTTGATTTgtacttgattttttcaaacatttatttttttattatagaattaagtgaaaaaatagtgaaaaaaaaaaacagagttatCAAATCCAATAGAGTCCATTACTCTCTAGTTTAGTGGGTTAAGCATTGAATCTTGAACCTATAcacaaacattttaaaatagcTATGCTTTCTAGGTTTCTTTCAACCTAATTACTAATCTTGTTTCTTTTGCttgcaattttgttattttcttttctcttttgttcaTTCGGATGTATGTTTATGAGATTTGATTCACTCTTATGATACctaaggttttttttcaataataatctTTTAGCTCAAATCAATGGCGTTTAGCTAGCCAATCTTGGTGTTTCACAAAGCAAGTGCGGTTAATTAGGAGAACAAACtttgatatatgattttttttttatcagtgatatattatatttattgatggaAATATTAACGAAATGAaatgaataattgtttttggcATGCTTTTTGCCGTCAGTAAatctattaataaaattattattaatagacTCACTGACATACCACAAATCATCGATGAGAGTTTTTCCTACAGTTTATTGTAATAAGTGAGCCCACCAGGAAAACTCATATCGATGAACTGTAAATATAAATACCGACAAAAATTctatcattaaatttaaaaactcttgTAGTGGGTGAAAGAGCATATATTACAAAAGCACCAATAAGATGTGATTCAACCTTTGAAATTGCCATTGAACTTGGTATTCTTTGGCAAGCTTAAACTAACACTTTATACTTTACCAATCTCTTCTACCTCATGAGCATATCTTAGAGCTATTAACCTTAAGCTTATAATACCTCAAGAACTTTTTGTGGTTTCAGCTCCCCACAATGATTTCACTATGTGTTCTTCATTGGTTCTTCTGATCAAATGTTGCAAGCTTCATCTTgagatataaattatatatattctgaGATgttatctaatagtttaaggTTTTAggttgagaaatatttttttacatagtaTTAGAGCCTTGTTGACTAAGTGGCTATGAGTTCAAATGTCATCACCCTcattctatttgataaaaattaagcataatgtAATATGGacctatacaagtttcaagttcaaagaacttttacttgagagaatatgttagaaaataatatatatcgaATCTTAAAgccttatttaattataatttaagttactgggttgaattgattttttataagagactaagttataattaactttttttttttatatataaaaaggaagaaacgTACCTAATTGAAAATATGGGGAAGAGTGATAGTGTCTCTATGACTTCCATATAATTGCTTTCACTAAAAATGGTCATGAACCTCGTGTACCATTAAGCATTTGATTTGGTTAGTTTTTGTAGAAGTAGGGCAAACAAGAAGCAtcatatttactattttttaccCTGGATAATCACGTACGTACAATCTTTCTTTTCTACAGAAAGAGAATCTATTCTTAAGATGATAGATGATTTTGCTCTCCATTGAAGCCACTGACTAAGCAAATATGCTTTCCTGTTTCTTATCTTTGGATAATGGAAATGTtgcttttttttcaaaggaagaatcacattcctttttctttcttcaagatTTTTCCTTGCAGCTTTTCCTTTTTAGAAACTAGAAACCCCTACTCCCTAGTGCTTCACAGCTATTCTAGCCGCAAGTTAATAAAGTAATGACTTGTTGAagagggaaaagaaaacaaagaaatgtgtagaaaaaagaaaagaagagtatTCACATATTTCTTAAATATCACCTTTTTAATCCTTTGTATTTTACTTAAAGTAGCGATCggttactattttaatataaaaaagaaaaataatataataataatttattcaaaactattataaaaataaatttagttttatgcTATTAtctaaatatgttttgttttccttttatatatatatattttttttcacttgaaacaCTAAACAAATATAGCTTAAAGCTGCTGCTCTTTAAGTACGTTTTCTCTACCTAGGTTGATGAGTGCACATGCCCAAAAGCTTCTTTCTCCCTTCAACTATTTCATCGAAGAAATCATCGAGTTGTCCAATTATGGACTCAACCCCACATGCCAACAATCCAAAGCAACTCCTCAATCTGTCAACTTTGTCCTGAATGTCAATTTCTAATTCGTACTGATCATCCACAACAGTACTCTCCAACTCTACTTTGAGCTCTTCCATTGCAATCTTGGCTTGCCTAAACTCATAAAGCACGATCCCTTCGGAAGCTGATGATTGCCCACCAATTTGTTCCATCTCACTTGCTACTCTTCGCTGCAACCTTGCCATTGAAGCCATAAAGGCTGAACCAGCCTCCTCACACTGATCAGCTGCGTCTTGCCAAGAAGAAGGCCAACAGTATACTAGCCCAGCAAACAGGATCATTAGGAGCAGTGAGTTGACAATCCTCATTGCGTACAGAACACCTCGAAAGCCATTGAATGAGTTGAACCAGCTCGATTGATCAGTCATTACcatgtttcttttgtttccttcaaACTGCAGTGATAATGCTTCAACTCTTGTTTCTATCAAGCTCTTATTATCCTCTTCCAACCCTCTTATTTCCCTTTGACAACCCATGATTGCACGAATAACCTACACCAATATTATCACAACCATGCATAAATACGTGATTAATTAAGCTAGCTTGAAACATCTTGTGTCCTTTATTAGATATAAATACTAACCTGACGTAAAACCTGTGCATTCAAATGGGGATGAAGGCCATCGATAGAGGATGTTATATTGGTGCCGGAAGAGTGATAATTTTCCATTCCTAAAACACCTGATTTGAGCACATGACAGGCTTCCCAGAGCCTGGAGCTTTCATCCATGTACTCGTCAAGCCACTTCTCTCCTACGGGGAGGTGAAGCTTTTGAACCAGTGTCGTTAACTGGGAATAAAATGATTGGAGAGAGGATAGAACTTTCGAAAGGAATTGAATCGAGATGAAGTTATGAGATA
This genomic interval from Populus alba chromosome 1, ASM523922v2, whole genome shotgun sequence contains the following:
- the LOC118061279 gene encoding uncharacterized protein, whose protein sequence is MDPSCNLSVKGFYNLLTRELDELDQSFLSHNFISIQFLSKVLSSLQSFYSQLTTLVQKLHLPVGEKWLDEYMDESSRLWEACHVLKSGVLGMENYHSSGTNITSSIDGLHPHLNAQVLRQVIRAIMGCQREIRGLEEDNKSLIETRVEALSLQFEGNKRNMVMTDQSSWFNSFNGFRGVLYAMRIVNSLLLMILFAGLVYCWPSSWQDAADQCEEAGSAFMASMARLQRRVASEMEQIGGQSSASEGIVLYEFRQAKIAMEELKVELESTVVDDQYELEIDIQDKVDRLRSCFGLLACGVESIIGQLDDFFDEIVEGRKKLLGMCTHQPR